From a single Papaver somniferum cultivar HN1 unplaced genomic scaffold, ASM357369v1 unplaced-scaffold_19, whole genome shotgun sequence genomic region:
- the LOC113338382 gene encoding uncharacterized protein At2g27730, mitochondrial-like gives MASRIAARYVSRRMSSGGRVLGEEERAAENIYIKKMEKEKLEKLARKGPENATPSAPVSEATTAASTPSAAASSTSKTSTDKNRNYGVIAGVVAGLGGLGWYLMASSKKPEAQEQD, from the exons ATGGCGTCAAGAATTGCTGCAAGGTATGTTTCACGAAGGATGTCAAGTGGTGGAAGAGTTTTAGGCGAGGAGGAAAGAGCAGCTGAAAATATCTACATTAAG AAAATGGAGAAAGAGAAGCTGGAGAAGCTTGCACGCAAG GGCCCTGAAAATGCAACCCCATCGGCTCCCGTATCTGAAGCAACTACTGCAGCTTCCACACCAAGTGCTGCAGCTTCCTCAACTTCGAAGACATCAACTGACAAGAACCGAAACTATGGAGTTATTGCTGGTGTTGTAGCTGGACTCGGTGGTCTAGGTTGGTATCTCATGGCAAGTTCCAAGAAGCCAGAAGCTCAAGAGCAGGACTAA
- the LOC113338280 gene encoding uncharacterized protein At2g27730, mitochondrial-like produces the protein MAMRAAVNKISPSRLMEGTRRFAPRYFSDKSGRVLGDEELAAENIWIKKMEREKLEKMKQKLDKEIAEAEKKAAADKKPESSK, from the exons ATGGCGATGAGAGCAGCAGTGAATAAGATTTCTCCCAGTCGTTTAATGGAAGGAACACGAAGGTTTGCTCCTCGGTACTTCAGTGATAAATCGGGTAGAGTTCTTGGTGACGAGGAATTAGCTGCTGAAAATATATGGATTAAG AAAATGGAGAGGGAAAAGTTGGAGAAAATGAAGCAGAAGTTGGACAAGGAAATTGCTGAAGCAGAAAAGAAAGCTGCAGCTGACAAG AAGCCTGAAAGCAGCAAGTAA